In Candidatus Syntrophoarchaeum caldarius, a single window of DNA contains:
- a CDS encoding Eukaryotic initiation factor 5A hypusine (eIF-5A): MKEQVEVRSLKKGKYIMVDDEPCVIVGLSTSKPGKHGSAKARMDVIGIFDNQKRSVVQPVTAKVYVPIVERKTGQVLSVNGNVVQLMDMGDYTTIEIETTDEMLAKIEPGKEIPYITSMGKYKIEIR, from the coding sequence ATGAAGGAACAGGTTGAAGTAAGATCCCTCAAGAAGGGAAAGTACATAATGGTAGATGATGAGCCGTGTGTGATTGTGGGGCTTTCCACATCAAAACCAGGCAAGCATGGATCTGCGAAAGCGAGAATGGATGTCATTGGCATTTTTGATAATCAGAAACGCTCTGTTGTACAGCCAGTCACGGCAAAGGTCTATGTGCCGATCGTTGAGCGAAAGACGGGACAGGTGTTATCTGTGAATGGGAATGTCGTCCAGCTTATGGATATGGGCGATTACACAACGATTGAGATTGAAACCACGGATGAGATGCTCGCAAAGATTGAGCCAGGCAAAGAGATACCTTACATCACCTCGATGGGAAAGTATAAGATCGAGATCAGGTAG
- a CDS encoding agmatinase, translating into MYTEPLFAASRSAYADAKVVILGMPLEKSVSFRGGCRFAPDAIRTASRNLEWYSFRYDTDLADALICDMGDLDVNLPITDLKMLVNGAIEDILRDGKLPIVMGGEHTVSSFIVPATGVDTVIIFDAHPDLRDSYGGDEYAHACTSRRIVEAIGAENVAIIGVRSGSKEEFEYAKDEKILVHSSEDLSSQGPDKIIDDLKSWIGDDKIYISIDMDVLDPSFAPAVSNPEPYGISPSCIKEFIHKFAGQTVGFDIVEITPTYDHGITAIMGAKFIIEFIHSYLSGGI; encoded by the coding sequence ATGTATACAGAGCCCCTTTTTGCAGCTTCTCGATCTGCGTATGCAGATGCAAAGGTTGTAATTCTTGGGATGCCACTTGAGAAGAGTGTATCCTTCAGGGGTGGATGCAGGTTTGCACCCGATGCGATCAGAACAGCTTCGCGCAATCTTGAATGGTATAGCTTTCGGTATGATACCGATCTTGCAGATGCTCTGATCTGTGATATGGGGGATCTCGATGTAAATCTACCGATCACTGATCTCAAGATGCTGGTCAACGGTGCAATCGAGGATATTCTGCGTGATGGCAAACTTCCGATTGTGATGGGTGGCGAACATACGGTGAGCAGCTTTATCGTGCCTGCAACAGGGGTAGATACCGTGATCATCTTTGATGCGCATCCTGATCTGCGAGATAGTTATGGTGGAGATGAATACGCCCATGCCTGCACATCAAGGCGGATCGTTGAGGCGATCGGGGCTGAGAATGTTGCGATAATCGGCGTGAGGTCTGGATCAAAGGAGGAGTTTGAGTATGCAAAGGATGAGAAAATTCTCGTCCACTCAAGCGAGGATCTATCATCTCAGGGTCCTGATAAGATAATAGACGATCTTAAATCCTGGATCGGTGATGATAAAATCTACATCTCAATCGATATGGATGTTCTCGATCCTTCTTTTGCACCTGCCGTCTCAAACCCGGAACCTTACGGGATTTCACCATCCTGTATAAAGGAGTTCATCCATAAATTTGCAGGGCAGACGGTCGGATTTGATATTGTCGAGATAACACCGACGTATGACCATGGAATTACTGCTATCATGGGTGCAAAATTTATCATTGAGTTCATCCATTCGTACCTCAGCGGTGGTATCTGA